A single region of the Pseudorhodoplanes sp. genome encodes:
- a CDS encoding xanthine dehydrogenase family protein molybdopterin-binding subunit: MGVKLFGARVARLEDPALLSGKGRFVDDVKLPAMLHACFVRSPHAHAFIRGIDTSAAKALPGVHAVFVADDLPAPMSGNRMPMLVPNPAIATQLTQYCLAREEVCYVGQTVAVVIADSRYIAEDAAALVDVDYEPLPAASDCREAAEPGSPRVHSELQNNIASKFRQSYGDVDAAFASATHIFEEDIWQHRGGGMAMETRAVVGDFDPVRDLLTVWSATQTPHIGRRMLADLIDRNLESIRFIAPDVGGGFGPKAIFYAEEAVIPAVAMKLRRPVKWIEDRREHFLCATQERDQYWKVAIGVDHNGKIKGVRGTLLHDTGAFVPWGIIMPYIAGATMPGPYVIPAYGLDVTVVLTNKVATTPVRGAGRPQAVFAMERLMDRVARELGLDPAEVRFRNLIQPEQMPYSVGLTFRDGKPLIYDSGDYPQAQREALRLVNYDTFKERKAALLAKGRFVGLGIANYVEGTGLGPYEGVTVRVLPSGKVAVATGATNQGQGTRTTISQIVADQVGCRIEDIVITIGDTAAISQGVGAFASRQAVNAGSSAKIAGGTVRTQIVKLAAQALGLPEGDIEIEDGVAFGRGGNKPSISFRDLYRLAQGMPGFSLAPGQTAGLEHTAYFTPPQASYCSGTHVVELEVDPMTGAVKFLNYAVAHDSGTIINPLIVDGQVQGGVAHGIGNALLEWMKYDENAQPLTITLADYLLPMATDVPTCKIAHIESPTPLNPLGVKGAGEGGTIPAPAAIIAAIEDALSEFGVHFTETPLMPDRIVAALKDAGAYEKLKVVA, from the coding sequence ATGGGTGTCAAGCTATTCGGTGCACGTGTCGCACGCCTTGAGGATCCCGCCCTTCTTTCCGGCAAGGGTCGCTTTGTCGATGACGTAAAGCTGCCGGCCATGCTGCATGCCTGTTTCGTGCGTTCGCCGCACGCCCATGCATTTATCCGCGGCATTGATACGAGTGCGGCGAAAGCGCTCCCGGGCGTGCACGCGGTGTTCGTCGCAGACGATCTGCCGGCTCCGATGAGTGGCAATCGCATGCCGATGCTGGTCCCTAATCCCGCGATTGCTACGCAGCTGACCCAATATTGCCTTGCACGCGAAGAGGTCTGCTACGTCGGCCAGACCGTAGCCGTTGTCATCGCCGATAGTCGCTATATCGCGGAAGACGCGGCCGCACTCGTCGATGTCGATTACGAGCCGCTGCCGGCCGCGAGCGACTGTCGTGAGGCGGCCGAGCCGGGGTCCCCGCGCGTCCACTCCGAGCTTCAGAACAATATCGCTTCGAAGTTTCGTCAGAGCTATGGAGATGTCGATGCGGCATTTGCCTCGGCAACGCATATCTTCGAAGAAGACATCTGGCAGCACCGTGGTGGCGGTATGGCGATGGAGACGCGCGCGGTGGTCGGTGATTTCGATCCCGTGCGAGATCTGCTGACGGTCTGGTCGGCAACGCAAACGCCGCATATCGGCCGTCGGATGTTGGCTGATCTGATCGATCGCAATCTGGAATCGATCCGCTTCATTGCTCCCGATGTTGGCGGCGGCTTTGGCCCGAAGGCGATCTTCTACGCCGAGGAAGCCGTCATTCCTGCGGTGGCGATGAAGCTACGTCGGCCGGTTAAATGGATCGAAGATCGGCGCGAGCATTTTCTCTGCGCGACACAGGAGCGTGACCAGTACTGGAAGGTTGCGATTGGCGTTGACCACAATGGCAAGATTAAGGGCGTACGCGGCACGCTTCTTCATGATACCGGTGCCTTCGTGCCTTGGGGCATCATTATGCCTTACATCGCGGGTGCGACGATGCCTGGGCCGTATGTCATCCCGGCGTATGGTCTCGACGTTACGGTTGTACTGACCAACAAGGTCGCAACGACCCCCGTGCGGGGTGCAGGCCGTCCCCAGGCGGTATTCGCGATGGAGCGGTTGATGGACCGCGTCGCTCGCGAACTCGGCCTCGATCCGGCCGAAGTCCGCTTCCGCAACCTTATCCAACCGGAGCAAATGCCTTACTCGGTGGGCCTGACCTTCCGCGATGGCAAGCCGTTGATCTATGACAGCGGCGATTATCCGCAGGCGCAGCGCGAAGCATTGCGCCTCGTCAATTACGACACCTTCAAAGAGCGGAAAGCTGCACTGCTCGCCAAGGGCCGTTTCGTCGGTCTCGGTATCGCCAATTATGTCGAGGGCACCGGCCTCGGCCCATATGAGGGCGTCACAGTGCGCGTGCTCCCGAGCGGCAAAGTGGCAGTCGCGACCGGTGCCACGAATCAGGGGCAGGGGACACGGACGACGATCTCCCAGATCGTGGCCGATCAGGTCGGCTGCCGGATCGAAGACATCGTCATCACGATTGGCGACACCGCGGCGATCTCGCAGGGCGTGGGTGCTTTCGCCAGTCGCCAGGCCGTTAATGCTGGTTCTTCCGCCAAGATTGCCGGCGGGACGGTGCGAACCCAGATTGTCAAGTTGGCGGCACAAGCATTGGGACTGCCAGAAGGTGATATTGAGATCGAAGATGGTGTTGCATTTGGCCGCGGCGGCAACAAGCCATCGATTTCATTCCGCGATCTCTACCGCCTTGCGCAGGGCATGCCCGGATTTTCGCTGGCGCCGGGGCAGACGGCCGGACTCGAGCACACGGCATATTTTACGCCGCCGCAGGCGTCGTATTGCTCCGGCACCCATGTGGTCGAGCTCGAAGTCGATCCGATGACCGGCGCGGTCAAATTCCTGAATTATGCCGTCGCGCACGATAGTGGCACAATCATCAACCCGCTCATTGTGGATGGCCAGGTCCAGGGCGGTGTCGCGCACGGCATTGGCAATGCGCTGCTTGAGTGGATGAAATATGACGAGAACGCCCAGCCACTCACCATCACCTTAGCCGATTATCTGTTGCCCATGGCGACCGATGTGCCCACCTGCAAGATTGCGCACATTGAAAGTCCCACGCCGCTCAATCCGCTCGGCGTGAAGGGAGCAGGAGAGGGCGGCACTATTCCTGCACCGGCGGCGATCATTGCCGCCATCGAGGACGCCCTGTCGGAATTCGGCGTGCATTTCACCGAGACCCCGCTGATGCCAGATCGAATAGTCGCTGCGCTCAAGGACGCGGGCGCGTACGAAAAATTGAAAGTCGTAGCATGA
- a CDS encoding (2Fe-2S)-binding protein produces the protein MKKKVSIKINGKMYEREVEPRLTLVDFLRHEIDLTGTHVGCEHGVCGACTVLINGHSGRSCLTFAVQADGAEITTVEGLAAADGELNALQQSLRDNHGLQCGFCTPGVLISLTELLRDNPDPSEEQVRDVLTGNLCRCTGYAGIVAAALETARRAHGEARS, from the coding sequence ATGAAGAAAAAAGTATCCATCAAGATCAACGGCAAGATGTACGAGCGCGAGGTCGAACCACGGCTCACGCTTGTGGATTTTCTGCGGCATGAAATCGATCTTACCGGCACTCATGTCGGCTGCGAACACGGTGTGTGCGGCGCCTGCACGGTGTTGATCAATGGCCATTCCGGCCGTTCCTGCTTGACCTTCGCAGTGCAAGCCGACGGCGCCGAAATCACGACGGTTGAAGGCCTTGCAGCGGCGGATGGCGAACTCAATGCGCTGCAACAGTCGCTGCGGGACAACCATGGTCTGCAGTGCGGTTTCTGCACGCCGGGTGTCTTGATCAGCCTGACTGAATTGCTGCGCGACAATCCCGATCCTTCGGAAGAGCAGGTTCGCGACGTCCTGACCGGAAATCTGTGCCGGTGTACCGGTTATGCCGGGATCGTCGCTGCGGCGCTGGAAACGGCGCGGCGTGCGCATGGTGAGGCGAGGTCCTAA
- a CDS encoding xanthine dehydrogenase family protein subunit M translates to MKPAPFDYHAPHTLEEAIGLLASLENAKVLAGGQSLVPMLNFRYVIVDHLVDLAKVEGLAGFKVANGVMRIGAMTRQRDLEFSKDVAEHIPLLQVALKHVGHRQTRNRGTIGGSLVHADPAAEQPAVCAAYDAIVEIAGKRGTRKVKFSEFGGGFMSTVVEPDEIVTAIEIPLWPKGHGYGFHEFARRRGDFAIVGAAVLLDVNDDKMVKRASLALCGVATAPMRLTDAEAALIGKSLDAASVNQMISTLGTLEPISDIHATSDYRRHLAAVLLTRALRDAAAVCNITI, encoded by the coding sequence ATGAAACCAGCACCTTTCGACTATCACGCACCCCATACCCTTGAAGAGGCCATTGGATTGCTGGCCTCGCTTGAGAACGCGAAGGTGCTCGCCGGCGGCCAGTCGCTCGTCCCGATGCTCAACTTCCGCTACGTGATCGTCGATCATCTGGTCGACCTTGCGAAGGTCGAGGGGCTGGCCGGCTTCAAGGTGGCGAATGGCGTGATGCGGATCGGCGCCATGACGCGGCAGCGCGACCTCGAATTTTCGAAAGACGTTGCCGAGCATATTCCGCTGCTTCAGGTCGCCCTGAAGCATGTGGGTCACCGTCAAACGCGCAATCGGGGCACGATCGGCGGCAGTCTCGTGCATGCCGATCCGGCTGCGGAGCAGCCTGCTGTTTGCGCGGCCTATGACGCCATCGTTGAGATCGCGGGCAAGCGGGGAACCCGAAAGGTGAAATTCTCCGAATTTGGCGGTGGCTTCATGAGCACCGTGGTTGAACCAGACGAGATCGTCACTGCCATAGAGATTCCGCTTTGGCCGAAGGGGCATGGCTACGGCTTTCACGAGTTTGCTCGTCGACGCGGCGATTTTGCAATCGTTGGCGCCGCCGTGCTGCTTGATGTGAACGATGACAAGATGGTCAAGCGCGCTTCATTGGCATTGTGTGGCGTCGCCACTGCGCCGATGCGCCTGACGGATGCGGAAGCGGCATTGATTGGAAAATCGCTTGATGCAGCATCTGTGAATCAGATGATTTCGACGCTCGGAACGCTCGAGCCAATCAGCGATATCCATGCGACATCTGACTATCGTCGCCATCTCGCCGCGGTTCTTCTCACTCGCGCCTTGCGGGATGCGGCGGCCGTTTGCAATATCACGATCTGA
- a CDS encoding thiolase family protein — protein sequence MREVCVIGTGLIPFGKYPDKTLAEIGWPAVKQALLEAEIPPKSIEAVYCGSALGGMLSGQRVMKSLGITGMPIINVENACSSSSSALAAAWTAVASGQKDIALVIGVEKLTKFGGGTLPLEKEDWEVNQGMIMPALYAMRAKRYMHEYGLTEKQLAEVSVKAHDHGALNPNAQIRKRVTLEEVMNSRPVADPFTLWHCCPMGDGAAALVIASGEVARKVRSNPVCIVASEVTSGIYTNGYRDMTWAELTARGAHEAYEMAGIGPKDADVAEIHDAFTIAELMYYEAFGFCERGSAYHLLSSGATSLGGDIVVNPSGGLLSRGHPVGATGAAQAVEIVRQLEGRAGAHQVAGAKVGIAHATGGGIAGFDHGACSIHIFSR from the coding sequence ATGCGTGAAGTCTGTGTCATCGGAACGGGGCTCATTCCGTTCGGAAAATATCCCGACAAGACGCTGGCCGAAATCGGTTGGCCGGCCGTGAAGCAGGCGCTGCTCGAAGCTGAAATCCCACCGAAATCGATCGAGGCGGTGTATTGTGGGTCCGCGCTCGGCGGTATGCTGTCCGGCCAGCGGGTGATGAAATCACTCGGTATCACCGGCATGCCCATCATCAATGTCGAGAATGCTTGCTCATCGAGTTCTTCTGCACTCGCCGCGGCTTGGACGGCGGTGGCCAGCGGGCAGAAAGACATTGCCTTGGTGATCGGGGTCGAGAAACTGACCAAGTTCGGCGGCGGTACGCTGCCGCTTGAGAAGGAGGACTGGGAAGTCAATCAGGGCATGATCATGCCGGCGCTCTACGCGATGCGCGCTAAGCGTTACATGCATGAATACGGTTTGACGGAGAAGCAGCTCGCTGAGGTTTCGGTGAAAGCGCATGACCACGGCGCGCTCAATCCAAATGCGCAAATTCGTAAGCGGGTCACACTCGAAGAGGTGATGAATTCGCGGCCAGTCGCAGATCCGTTCACGCTCTGGCATTGTTGCCCGATGGGGGATGGTGCGGCGGCGCTCGTCATCGCGTCCGGGGAGGTTGCGCGCAAAGTCCGCAGCAATCCGGTCTGCATCGTGGCGTCGGAAGTGACTTCCGGTATCTACACCAACGGCTATCGCGACATGACCTGGGCCGAACTCACGGCGCGCGGAGCGCATGAGGCCTACGAAATGGCGGGCATTGGCCCGAAGGATGCCGATGTCGCCGAGATCCACGACGCTTTTACGATTGCAGAACTGATGTATTACGAAGCATTCGGATTCTGCGAACGCGGCAGCGCCTATCATCTCCTATCGAGTGGAGCGACATCCCTTGGCGGCGATATTGTCGTCAATCCATCCGGCGGGCTGTTGTCGCGCGGCCATCCCGTCGGTGCCACCGGCGCAGCGCAAGCGGTTGAGATCGTCCGTCAGCTTGAAGGCCGCGCTGGCGCTCATCAGGTCGCAGGTGCCAAGGTCGGAATTGCGCATGCCACTGGCGGAGGCATCGCTGGTTTCGATCACGGCGCCTGTTCAATCCACATTTTTTCACGATGA
- a CDS encoding OB-fold domain-containing protein, translated as MVVAQEGAGLVMSNVSKMAVNPDAANADPHFVAPNLVRIDASGSAHLIGGRCKNCGAFSFPSAMVCTSCLFEDIEAVDLGDEGTLYSYSVVHQAPKGWTTPYALGYVDLPNGVRVLAHIDVPLNSIAINMPMKLGVGVVGTDPTGASLMSYTFIRR; from the coding sequence ATGGTTGTCGCGCAGGAAGGAGCAGGGCTAGTCATGAGTAATGTCAGCAAGATGGCGGTCAATCCGGATGCGGCAAACGCCGATCCGCATTTTGTCGCCCCCAACCTTGTGCGTATCGATGCGTCAGGGAGCGCGCATCTGATCGGCGGCCGTTGCAAGAATTGCGGCGCATTTAGCTTTCCGAGTGCAATGGTCTGCACGTCATGCCTGTTCGAAGACATCGAGGCGGTGGATCTTGGCGACGAGGGCACACTTTATTCGTACTCCGTCGTGCATCAGGCCCCCAAGGGTTGGACGACGCCTTACGCGCTAGGGTACGTCGACTTACCCAATGGTGTCCGTGTCCTGGCCCATATCGACGTGCCGCTCAATTCGATTGCCATCAACATGCCAATGAAACTCGGCGTTGGCGTTGTCGGAACGGATCCGACTGGCGCTTCGCTGATGAGTTACACCTTTATCCGCCGATGA
- a CDS encoding SRPBCC family protein, which translates to MKLENSFRVDLPVESTWSTLLDIPSIVPCMPGAELLAVEDNRNYQGQVKVKLGPVAVAFQGRAKLVEVDESNHRVRVNASGTENKGRGSAQADVTFVLVPEGRATRVDIVTDLSLAGAVAQYGRAQGVIADVSRVIIENFANNLRIRIGTLAGDVAVPENGVVNAPQRAQALSIFSIIAAVIRGWLSRRKEQG; encoded by the coding sequence TTGAAGCTCGAAAATTCATTTCGCGTCGATTTACCGGTGGAATCCACGTGGTCGACGCTGCTCGACATCCCCTCAATCGTGCCGTGCATGCCGGGTGCCGAGCTGCTCGCCGTCGAGGACAACCGCAACTACCAAGGCCAGGTGAAAGTGAAGCTTGGTCCGGTCGCGGTTGCATTCCAGGGCCGCGCGAAGCTTGTCGAAGTCGATGAGTCCAATCACAGAGTTCGTGTAAATGCCTCGGGCACAGAGAACAAAGGTCGGGGTTCAGCGCAGGCGGATGTGACGTTCGTGCTAGTTCCAGAAGGGCGAGCGACGCGGGTCGATATTGTGACCGATCTTTCGCTCGCCGGTGCAGTTGCACAATATGGCCGTGCGCAGGGCGTAATCGCAGACGTGTCGCGCGTGATAATCGAGAATTTTGCCAACAACCTTCGAATTAGAATTGGCACCTTAGCCGGTGATGTTGCGGTGCCCGAGAATGGCGTGGTGAATGCGCCACAACGTGCTCAGGCGCTGTCGATTTTCTCAATTATCGCCGCGGTGATCCGCGGATGGTTGTCGCGCAGGAAGGAGCAGGGCTAG
- a CDS encoding MFS transporter, which yields MEIIAVASSRPFAKKIASLGQDAPLTRSSDGEVSGMTINQSAAASSERQPISVQWLALISGFLGWMFDSMDLNLFTLVLFPSVAELTGSTNPAQVAQYGGYIVAIKLFCWGIGGIFFGVVADRIGRTRTMVITILIYSVFTGLSGLAQSWTQLAVLQAIAGFGIGGEWAAGAALIAETWPEKSRARAMQVMQMAFAFGFFLAALDNLLLGPISWRWVLAAGALPALIALAVRWFVSEPERWVRIRQDKTVASMTAMQTFSAIFSPELRRRTIVGFLISAAMMIGSWGGLTLLPSWIQQLVRASGGGAAMGVQTISYAFMLMMVGAVLGYASLIFLCDAVGRRMSYFIFATGSLLVSLYLFTRVTDLGTLLWFMPVFGYFIIGGYGTFAAYLPELFPTRVRASGQGFCWNAARCVTAIGPLIGGVLVGTFGSFPAAAASTAVFYIVGMIAIWFGPETKGVQLSD from the coding sequence TTGGAAATCATCGCCGTGGCATCGTCAAGGCCGTTCGCAAAAAAAATCGCGTCACTCGGACAAGACGCGCCATTGACAAGATCGAGCGACGGGGAGGTTTCAGGAATGACAATCAACCAAAGCGCAGCTGCGTCTAGCGAGAGGCAACCGATTAGCGTGCAGTGGCTCGCACTGATATCCGGCTTCCTTGGCTGGATGTTCGACTCGATGGACCTCAACCTGTTCACGCTCGTACTTTTTCCGAGCGTGGCAGAACTCACAGGCTCCACGAACCCTGCCCAGGTGGCGCAATACGGCGGCTACATCGTCGCCATCAAGCTGTTCTGCTGGGGTATTGGCGGCATCTTTTTCGGCGTAGTCGCAGACCGTATCGGCCGTACTCGTACGATGGTGATCACCATCCTGATCTATTCGGTCTTCACAGGTCTGAGCGGACTCGCGCAATCCTGGACCCAGCTCGCCGTGTTGCAGGCCATCGCCGGCTTCGGAATAGGTGGTGAATGGGCAGCAGGGGCCGCACTGATTGCGGAGACCTGGCCGGAAAAGAGCCGCGCGCGCGCCATGCAGGTGATGCAGATGGCCTTTGCCTTCGGTTTTTTCCTGGCCGCGCTCGACAATCTTTTGCTCGGACCGATCAGCTGGCGCTGGGTGCTTGCGGCTGGTGCGCTTCCAGCCCTGATTGCTCTCGCCGTTCGCTGGTTCGTGTCGGAACCGGAGCGATGGGTCCGTATCCGCCAGGACAAGACCGTCGCTTCGATGACGGCGATGCAGACCTTCTCGGCCATCTTCTCGCCAGAGCTGCGGCGCCGCACGATCGTGGGCTTCCTTATCTCAGCGGCCATGATGATCGGCAGCTGGGGCGGCCTTACACTGCTGCCGAGCTGGATCCAGCAACTCGTTCGCGCCTCTGGAGGCGGAGCGGCCATGGGCGTGCAGACCATCAGCTACGCTTTTATGCTGATGATGGTCGGCGCTGTTCTTGGATACGCCTCGCTCATCTTCCTGTGCGATGCGGTTGGCCGACGTATGTCCTACTTCATATTTGCAACCGGTAGTTTGCTGGTCTCTCTCTACCTGTTCACGCGGGTGACAGATCTCGGCACGCTGTTGTGGTTCATGCCGGTGTTTGGCTACTTCATCATCGGTGGCTACGGAACGTTCGCGGCCTACCTGCCAGAATTGTTTCCGACCCGGGTACGAGCAAGCGGACAGGGCTTCTGCTGGAACGCAGCGCGCTGTGTGACCGCCATCGGTCCGCTTATCGGCGGCGTTCTGGTCGGCACATTCGGCTCCTTCCCTGCTGCAGCCGCCTCGACAGCGGTGTTCTATATCGTCGGCATGATTGCGATCTGGTTCGGGCCGGAGACCAAAGGCGTTCAGCTCAGCGATTAG
- a CDS encoding NADPH:quinone reductase, producing the protein MQSHCVFYEKTGPARDVLVLGEMEPRAPEPDEVLVRLRFSGVNPADVKARGGAPGRTMPFKRIVPHHDGAGIVEDVGANVDRALIGQPVWLFSAQYQRPFGTASQYITIDRTNVVMLPYNVPLKIGACLGIPVMTAWHAVLNGPPIAGRKVLVTGGAGAVGHYAVQLARRHGAFVIATVSSDDKAREAKDAGAHVTINYRDADAIEHAMQATGGHGADVIVDVDTTVNAEFIAKIIAQDGHLASYGSSLLTAQIPVRDFRLRCATMRFMTLYHLSNETLRAIAAGINAILETDGLLHRIAKEFPLSETAAAHEAIECGRISGKALIRID; encoded by the coding sequence ATGCAGTCACATTGCGTCTTTTACGAGAAGACCGGACCAGCGCGTGACGTGCTGGTCCTCGGTGAGATGGAGCCGCGTGCGCCCGAGCCGGACGAAGTCCTCGTCCGGCTCCGCTTTTCGGGGGTCAACCCGGCCGATGTGAAGGCGCGGGGCGGCGCGCCTGGTCGGACCATGCCGTTCAAGCGCATCGTGCCACATCACGACGGGGCCGGGATCGTTGAAGATGTCGGGGCAAATGTCGACCGCGCTTTGATTGGGCAGCCGGTTTGGCTCTTCAGCGCACAATATCAGCGCCCTTTCGGCACGGCGTCGCAATATATCACCATTGACCGAACCAATGTCGTAATGCTGCCGTACAATGTGCCGCTAAAGATCGGAGCGTGCCTCGGCATTCCTGTGATGACGGCTTGGCACGCAGTCCTGAACGGACCACCCATCGCCGGCCGAAAGGTTCTCGTCACAGGCGGAGCAGGCGCCGTCGGTCATTATGCCGTTCAGTTGGCGCGCAGGCATGGGGCATTTGTCATCGCAACGGTCAGTTCCGACGACAAGGCACGCGAAGCGAAAGATGCCGGCGCGCATGTAACAATCAATTACCGCGATGCTGACGCCATCGAACATGCTATGCAAGCGACCGGTGGTCACGGTGCAGATGTGATAGTTGACGTCGACACCACCGTTAACGCGGAGTTCATCGCCAAGATAATTGCCCAGGACGGGCATCTGGCCAGCTATGGGTCAAGCCTGCTCACTGCGCAAATTCCTGTTCGCGACTTTCGACTGCGCTGTGCGACCATGCGCTTCATGACGCTCTACCATCTTTCCAACGAGACGCTTCGGGCCATCGCAGCAGGTATCAACGCAATCCTCGAGACTGATGGTCTTTTGCATCGCATTGCGAAAGAATTTCCATTGTCTGAGACCGCGGCCGCCCATGAGGCTATAGAATGCGGAAGGATCAGCGGCAAAGCCCTGATTCGTATTGACTAA
- a CDS encoding zinc ribbon domain-containing protein: MLASAGHRQCQSRRERPARRIHRSRCEAPREFAVGASPCCPDQQFSAFLSEGRFMLQRCLADGSFWFYPRVLCPHCGSSEFEWSEVSGNGAVYSTTVIRREVEEGGDHNVILVDITKGPG; the protein is encoded by the coding sequence GTGCTGGCAAGCGCAGGACATAGACAATGTCAGTCCCGTCGAGAACGGCCAGCGCGCAGGATTCACCGATCTCGTTGCGAAGCTCCTCGAGAGTTTGCGGTCGGGGCATCGCCATGTTGCCCCGACCAGCAATTTTCTGCCTTTCTCAGCGAAGGCCGGTTCATGCTGCAGCGCTGTCTGGCCGACGGATCGTTTTGGTTCTACCCGCGCGTTCTGTGTCCGCATTGCGGATCGTCCGAATTTGAATGGTCGGAGGTGTCGGGCAATGGCGCGGTCTATTCGACTACCGTCATCCGCAGGGAGGTCGAGGAAGGCGGAGATCACAACGTCATCCTTGTCGACATTACGAAGGGCCCGGGATGA
- a CDS encoding ParB N-terminal domain-containing protein: MDGKKRSKIKWSKYNSRRQPPSHTVLAEGAISIPKAEYFRVKIEKIRLRPEQSMTDEDVVSSIAEGFIVTGQIHPVIVRPVGLGKYALIWGADVLAAAQFAGVKRIECRLFIGSDEEARLLQIAESLFRKKLTALEKAEHWTDWAKTVLKAKGLFSGQPVPKKGRPEGDLLKSARLLPAYGRTVDTRKKMLARAFKIARLPSDVKSAVKDAGLDDNQSALLAIASAGGAEAQHRKLAQLLKKLAEVPEVQSPPLQPAEAPTTSDDEGSESNDTDSDAQKDRAGKDDDDEVSADDDGQREEAYEKGDEGGSEDDKSVLETDFRQLRKFWKDQGGIKLWARTPMTVRKEFVNWLESRPCRASSDVGRYVRDVFAGRKNIEISVLKAHSISKGLSWKSLRKYFKANGYRRKKHGGDPRALQTYENRDPDFSGCSSITEKELQAPRHAELDVQSRLESQRTPTNLSNKADDYYEL; the protein is encoded by the coding sequence ATGGATGGTAAGAAGCGTAGCAAGATAAAGTGGTCCAAGTATAACAGCCGACGACAACCGCCATCGCACACGGTTTTGGCAGAGGGTGCGATTTCGATTCCAAAGGCTGAATACTTTCGGGTCAAGATCGAGAAGATTCGGCTTCGTCCTGAGCAGTCGATGACGGACGAGGACGTTGTGTCGTCCATCGCCGAAGGGTTCATCGTAACTGGCCAGATTCATCCCGTAATTGTGCGTCCGGTGGGTTTGGGAAAATACGCGCTGATCTGGGGCGCTGACGTTCTCGCTGCTGCACAATTTGCCGGAGTTAAGCGCATCGAATGTCGGCTTTTTATAGGTAGCGACGAGGAGGCGCGTCTGCTTCAGATCGCCGAATCTCTGTTCCGGAAGAAACTGACCGCCTTGGAGAAGGCCGAGCACTGGACAGATTGGGCCAAAACCGTTCTGAAGGCCAAGGGGCTATTTTCGGGACAACCTGTCCCGAAAAAGGGTCGTCCCGAGGGTGATCTCCTTAAGTCCGCGCGCCTGCTGCCAGCATATGGGCGCACAGTTGATACCCGAAAGAAGATGTTGGCGCGTGCCTTCAAGATCGCTCGCTTGCCGTCAGACGTGAAGTCGGCGGTCAAGGACGCGGGTCTTGATGACAACCAGAGCGCCTTGCTTGCTATCGCCTCTGCAGGGGGTGCAGAAGCTCAGCACCGAAAATTGGCCCAGCTTCTAAAGAAACTTGCCGAAGTCCCAGAGGTTCAAAGCCCGCCGCTCCAGCCTGCCGAAGCCCCGACTACCTCGGACGATGAAGGTAGCGAATCCAACGACACCGACTCTGATGCGCAGAAAGATCGGGCCGGTAAAGATGATGACGACGAGGTGTCGGCGGATGACGACGGGCAAAGGGAGGAAGCCTACGAAAAAGGGGACGAAGGCGGCAGTGAAGACGATAAATCCGTACTAGAAACGGATTTTCGACAGCTGCGTAAATTTTGGAAGGACCAGGGCGGGATCAAGCTCTGGGCCCGCACCCCGATGACCGTTCGCAAAGAGTTCGTGAACTGGCTCGAGAGCCGACCTTGCCGGGCCAGCAGCGATGTGGGCCGATACGTGAGAGATGTGTTTGCCGGACGGAAGAATATAGAAATAAGCGTTCTGAAGGCGCATTCGATTTCGAAAGGGCTCTCTTGGAAATCACTCCGGAAATACTTTAAAGCGAATGGCTACAGGAGAAAGAAGCACGGCGGCGACCCGCGCGCGTTACAAACCTACGAGAATCGAGATCCAGATTTCAGCGGATGCTCCAGTATTACCGAAAAGGAGTTGCAGGCGCCTCGTCACGCGGAGCTCGATGTTCAATCTCGACTCGAGAGTCAACGAACGCCGACCAATTTGTCCAATAAGGCGGATGATTATTACGAACTGTAA